A single genomic interval of Shewanella psychropiezotolerans harbors:
- a CDS encoding L-tyrosine/L-tryptophan isonitrile synthase family protein, translating into MNKTAMKHAPKSDSASKETVNESTAHIAHRILRLILEQRRLLPNQEPVKFEAQIAPHLEKVQTFVDNQQPIVMVLPAFPAKSPNRNKTMSHLPDKGEFLALENLVGLCQEIENIYAPGAKVIICSDGRVFADIIHVKDEHVSDYVHELRRYAMHHYPDYFDFFNLEDVFTKIGAYDSLREEMMIEFGETLQSLRKHIKEERQASTMYLGITRFMLEDFSGIDKLSHLSRTALHKMARLTAYRVIQRSNAWSRLLQKHLPFALRLSIHPQELVSEKIGIYLISKDDQWTTPWHAVLVKEKGQFRLMPKAEAVKRSFILVYDNGHPSHFETPPSSVTDPQTPYSRSQSTTGSVVR; encoded by the coding sequence ATGAATAAGACAGCAATGAAACACGCACCAAAAAGTGACAGTGCCAGTAAAGAAACAGTGAATGAATCCACAGCGCATATTGCACACCGTATCTTACGCCTGATTTTAGAGCAGCGACGTTTACTACCCAATCAGGAACCCGTGAAATTTGAAGCGCAAATTGCGCCCCATCTTGAGAAAGTCCAGACCTTTGTCGATAACCAGCAGCCGATTGTGATGGTATTGCCCGCTTTTCCGGCCAAATCACCTAATCGTAATAAGACGATGAGTCATCTACCGGACAAAGGTGAGTTTTTGGCACTCGAAAATCTGGTCGGCCTGTGTCAGGAGATTGAGAACATCTACGCGCCAGGCGCAAAAGTCATCATTTGTTCGGATGGCCGTGTGTTCGCAGATATTATTCATGTCAAAGATGAACATGTGTCCGACTATGTCCACGAACTCCGCCGCTATGCCATGCACCATTACCCGGACTATTTTGATTTCTTCAACCTCGAAGATGTATTCACCAAAATCGGCGCCTATGATTCCTTGCGGGAAGAGATGATGATCGAGTTTGGGGAAACACTCCAGTCCTTGAGAAAGCATATCAAAGAAGAAAGACAAGCCTCCACCATGTATCTTGGGATAACACGGTTCATGCTGGAAGATTTTTCTGGCATCGACAAGTTGTCCCATCTCAGCCGGACCGCCTTACATAAAATGGCTCGACTCACCGCCTATCGGGTAATTCAGAGAAGTAATGCATGGAGTCGGTTACTCCAAAAACACCTACCATTTGCACTGCGTCTTTCTATTCATCCACAGGAGTTGGTGTCAGAGAAAATCGGGATTTACCTGATTTCAAAAGACGATCAATGGACCACACCCTGGCATGCTGTGCTGGTAAAAGAAAAAGGTCAATTCCGTCTGATGCCTAAAGCGGAGGCCGTAAAGCGTTCATTCATATTGGTCTACGACAACGGGCACCCCAGTCATTTTGAGACCCCTCCTTCCTCCGTCACCGACCCACAAACACCGTATTCTAGATCTCAGAGCACAACTGGCTCTGTTGTAAGGTAA
- a CDS encoding type III polyketide synthase, with the protein MTILCEPMVYYPEHVITNEDTIFFLDELHPDTPNKEKAFRMIRNSTIEKRHLILPLDKTIELGDFGERATIYSEEARKQSTLVSQQAIKKSGAATKDISMVIVTSCTGFMMPSLTAHLINSLKLSNSTIQLPIAQMGCAAGASAINRAYEHCQQNSSNNVLIVALETASLCFHREANRLQDFITNSLFGDGVAAVVMKGDDNGSGFKLSNTQSHFMNNSEEYITYSITSNGFHFSLDKDVMHSISKVAPKIVQFIEDSFDKKPHELDSYIFHTGGKRILDEVERCLSLNSSSLDNSRNCLRDTGNTSSVAVIDVLKRHFKQRKVGGLGVLVAFGPGFTTEMSAGEWV; encoded by the coding sequence ATGACGATTTTATGTGAACCCATGGTGTATTACCCAGAGCATGTAATAACAAATGAAGATACTATTTTCTTTTTGGATGAACTACATCCGGACACGCCAAATAAAGAAAAAGCCTTTCGAATGATTAGAAATTCAACCATAGAAAAAAGACATTTAATACTCCCATTAGATAAAACTATTGAATTGGGTGATTTTGGTGAAAGAGCCACTATCTACAGCGAAGAAGCACGAAAGCAATCCACATTAGTCTCACAGCAAGCAATTAAAAAGTCAGGGGCAGCTACTAAAGATATTTCAATGGTTATAGTGACCTCATGCACAGGTTTTATGATGCCATCTTTAACTGCACATTTGATTAATTCTCTTAAATTATCTAACAGTACGATTCAACTGCCAATCGCACAGATGGGATGTGCTGCAGGTGCCTCAGCCATTAATAGAGCCTATGAACATTGCCAACAGAATTCTAGCAACAATGTTCTTATAGTTGCATTAGAAACAGCATCCTTGTGTTTCCACCGCGAAGCCAACAGACTTCAAGATTTTATTACTAATTCGTTATTTGGAGATGGCGTCGCTGCAGTAGTCATGAAAGGGGATGATAATGGTAGTGGCTTTAAATTATCAAATACCCAAAGTCATTTTATGAATAACTCTGAGGAATACATCACGTATTCTATAACCAGCAATGGATTTCATTTTTCATTAGATAAAGATGTTATGCATTCAATTAGTAAAGTTGCACCTAAAATAGTTCAGTTTATCGAAGACTCTTTTGATAAGAAGCCTCATGAGCTGGATTCATACATTTTTCATACTGGCGGTAAAAGAATTTTGGATGAAGTAGAACGTTGTTTATCTCTTAACTCTAGTAGTCTTGATAATTCAAGAAACTGTTTACGTGATACTGGTAACACATCAAGTGTTGCTGTAATTGATGTATTAAAAAGGCATTTTAAGCAAAGAAAAGTTGGAGGTTTAGGGGTTTTAGTCGCCTTTGGCCCTGGGTTTACCACTGAAATGTCTGCAGGTGAATGGGTTTAG
- the dmeF gene encoding CDF family Co(II)/Ni(II) efflux transporter DmeF: MNKISHASEKWQHTHNFASVSDAGERNTRYVLYLTVVTMIVEIAAGTVYGSMALLADGWHMGTHAAAFMITLFAYHYARKHANNPAFSFGTGKVSVLGGFTSAIALGLVAIIMLVESVMRVFSPHQIHFNEAIMVAIIGLTVNVISVFLLKDHHTHDHGHAHSHSHSAEDAHEHTQTHDHNLKAAYFHVLADALTSILAIGALLLGKFYGLNWLDPIMGIVGSIIITRWAWQLLKQTAPILLDASIETDYKQEIVLAIESDTQDKISDIHVWRISADHYAAEIAIVTTAPKDIAFYKGKLSQFTRLNHLTIEVNTSHQAKCSG; encoded by the coding sequence ATGAATAAAATAAGTCATGCTTCAGAAAAATGGCAACACACACACAACTTTGCTTCGGTCAGTGATGCCGGAGAGCGTAATACCCGATATGTGCTCTACTTGACAGTTGTGACCATGATCGTCGAAATCGCCGCAGGAACCGTTTATGGTTCGATGGCATTACTGGCCGATGGCTGGCATATGGGCACCCATGCAGCCGCATTCATGATCACGCTTTTTGCTTATCATTACGCAAGAAAACATGCTAATAACCCAGCATTTTCCTTTGGCACGGGAAAAGTCAGTGTGTTAGGTGGATTTACCAGCGCCATTGCTTTAGGGCTAGTGGCGATCATCATGTTGGTTGAATCTGTCATGCGGGTTTTCAGTCCACATCAGATTCATTTTAACGAAGCTATCATGGTGGCCATTATTGGGCTTACCGTGAATGTGATCAGTGTTTTCTTATTAAAGGACCATCATACACATGATCATGGGCATGCCCATTCCCATAGTCACAGCGCAGAGGATGCCCATGAACATACTCAGACGCATGACCATAATTTAAAGGCCGCGTATTTTCATGTGCTGGCGGATGCATTGACGTCGATACTCGCCATCGGCGCCCTATTACTGGGTAAATTTTATGGATTAAACTGGCTTGATCCTATCATGGGGATTGTCGGCTCGATTATCATCACCAGGTGGGCCTGGCAGTTATTAAAACAAACGGCGCCGATACTCTTAGATGCGAGTATTGAAACTGACTATAAACAGGAGATAGTCCTGGCTATCGAGTCTGATACTCAAGATAAAATTTCGGATATCCATGTATGGCGAATAAGCGCCGATCACTATGCTGCAGAAATTGCCATAGTAACAACAGCGCCCAAAGATATCGCTTTTTACAAAGGTAAATTGAGTCAGTTTACCCGTCTTAATCATTTGACCATTGAAGTTAATACCTCACATCAGGCAAAATGTAGCGGGTAA
- a CDS encoding MarR family winged helix-turn-helix transcriptional regulator, producing MKSTEDQLNHVMVEFYEKLSSWEQAVVKDNGYSLPQIHTVEILGGHGPMRMKELAEKIGVTTGTLTVQIDKMVKSDLVTRMPHESDRRSILVALTQKGQALYREHDALHLQLTGELTAEFSDAERVQLLSFMKRINAEF from the coding sequence ATGAAGTCTACTGAAGATCAGTTAAATCATGTCATGGTTGAATTTTATGAGAAACTTTCTTCATGGGAGCAAGCCGTGGTGAAAGATAATGGCTACAGTCTGCCACAGATCCACACGGTAGAGATCTTAGGTGGACATGGTCCTATGAGGATGAAGGAACTGGCAGAGAAAATAGGGGTAACCACAGGTACACTGACGGTACAAATAGATAAGATGGTTAAATCTGATCTGGTGACTCGTATGCCCCACGAGTCAGATAGACGCTCGATTTTAGTTGCACTCACCCAAAAAGGACAAGCGCTGTATCGAGAGCATGATGCTTTACATCTGCAACTTACGGGAGAGCTTACGGCTGAATTTTCTGATGCAGAGAGAGTACAGTTGCTGAGCTTTATGAAACGTATCAATGCCGAATTTTAG
- a CDS encoding phosphoethanolamine transferase, with protein MLTRLKNPTVIQFTLFISIFYVAIFNIPFFRIVQTGIEKQGEVDPLFIATIPLFLIFALSFLFSLFSVKYLLKPFFIGITLLSSSVFFAALQYSVVFDYGMIENTVQTNSAEAFTYINFSSVVNFLLTGLLPSYLILKLNIRYKPVLTELLYKFAFMLLMLVGIGVIGFFYYQNYVSFGRNNDELKRFIIPTYVLGSIAKYTNINYLQTPLEYKQIGLDAVNETQDTNKKPNLVVMVLGETARSMNYEYYGYDKPTNTYTKPYDMTAFMNTTSCGTATAVSVPCMFSNMTRKDYDSREAKAQDGVMDVLQHGGIQLLWLDNDSGCKGVCDRVPHLMVKLDSDPKLCNGQFCLDQVLLNELDKALAELKHKDSLLVLHIIGSHGPTYYLRYPEEHRKFIPDCQRSDIQNCSDEELMNTYDNTIVYTDYIVAQVVERLISEQERFDTGMIYVSDHGESLGEKGMYLHGAPYAIAPDEQIQIPMLTWFSDDFASENSLDLTCLKAKARVGGFSHDNIFDSLLGIMNVKSEIYDKKLDIFSSCRLPK; from the coding sequence GTGCTAACTCGTTTAAAAAATCCAACTGTCATCCAATTTACCCTATTTATCTCCATTTTCTATGTTGCTATTTTTAACATTCCATTTTTTAGAATCGTACAAACCGGCATAGAAAAGCAAGGGGAAGTCGACCCTCTGTTCATTGCAACGATCCCTTTGTTTTTAATTTTCGCCTTGAGTTTTCTCTTCTCATTATTTAGCGTTAAATATCTGCTAAAGCCGTTCTTTATTGGCATCACCTTGCTCTCCTCCAGCGTCTTTTTCGCGGCGCTGCAATATAGTGTCGTGTTCGATTATGGGATGATTGAAAACACGGTGCAGACCAATTCTGCCGAGGCATTTACCTATATTAATTTCTCCTCTGTGGTCAACTTCTTGTTAACGGGTCTATTGCCTTCCTACTTGATATTAAAACTGAACATCAGGTATAAACCTGTGTTAACGGAGCTATTGTACAAATTTGCATTCATGTTGTTAATGCTGGTTGGAATAGGGGTCATAGGTTTCTTTTATTACCAAAATTATGTGTCTTTTGGTCGAAATAACGATGAGTTAAAACGTTTCATCATACCAACTTATGTACTTGGCTCGATCGCTAAATATACTAATATTAACTATCTACAGACTCCACTCGAGTATAAGCAGATTGGGTTAGATGCGGTTAACGAGACTCAAGACACTAACAAGAAACCTAACCTTGTGGTGATGGTTCTAGGCGAAACGGCCAGATCGATGAACTATGAATATTATGGTTATGATAAACCCACTAACACGTACACAAAGCCGTACGATATGACAGCATTTATGAATACAACGTCGTGTGGGACGGCTACCGCAGTTTCTGTGCCTTGTATGTTTTCTAATATGACCCGCAAAGACTATGATAGCCGGGAAGCCAAGGCGCAAGACGGTGTCATGGATGTATTACAGCATGGTGGCATACAGCTGCTTTGGCTCGATAATGACAGTGGTTGTAAAGGGGTATGTGATAGGGTGCCACATCTGATGGTGAAGCTAGACAGCGATCCTAAGCTTTGTAATGGGCAATTCTGTTTGGATCAGGTGCTGTTGAATGAGTTGGATAAAGCACTGGCAGAGCTTAAGCACAAGGATTCTTTGTTGGTATTACATATCATAGGCTCTCATGGGCCGACATATTATTTACGCTATCCAGAGGAACACAGAAAGTTCATTCCGGATTGCCAAAGAAGTGATATCCAAAATTGCAGTGATGAAGAATTGATGAACACCTATGATAATACCATTGTTTATACCGACTATATTGTTGCTCAAGTCGTCGAGAGGCTCATCTCTGAGCAAGAAAGATTTGATACTGGGATGATCTATGTGTCGGACCATGGGGAATCTTTGGGTGAAAAAGGCATGTACCTCCATGGCGCACCTTATGCTATCGCTCCAGACGAGCAGATACAGATCCCTATGTTGACCTGGTTTTCTGATGACTTTGCCTCTGAAAATAGCTTAGACCTGACATGTCTCAAGGCCAAGGCTCGAGTCGGTGGCTTTTCTCATGACAATATTTTTGATTCTTTACTCGGAATAATGAATGTAAAATCAGAAATATACGACAAAAAATTGGACATCTTCAGCTCATGTAGGCTGCCTAAATAA
- a CDS encoding bifunctional 4-hydroxy-2-oxoglutarate aldolase/2-dehydro-3-deoxy-phosphogluconate aldolase, with the protein MPENNWSLQPQDIFKRSPIVPVMVINKIEDAVPLAKALVAGGISVLEVTLRTPCALEAITKIAKEVPDALVGAGTILNEEQLQQAVDAGAQFVITPGATPSLLKAAMAGSIPLIPGVASISEVMVGMSLGYTNFKFFPAEASGGVNALKAFSGPLADIRFCPTGGITPSSYRDYLALKNVDCIGGSWIAPTDAMEQGDWARITELCKEAISGI; encoded by the coding sequence ATGCCTGAGAATAACTGGTCATTACAACCACAAGATATTTTTAAACGCAGCCCTATTGTTCCTGTCATGGTGATCAATAAGATAGAAGATGCAGTTCCCTTGGCTAAGGCGCTCGTTGCCGGTGGGATCAGTGTGCTGGAAGTGACCTTACGTACGCCTTGTGCGCTAGAAGCTATCACAAAAATTGCTAAAGAAGTTCCTGATGCACTTGTCGGTGCGGGCACTATCTTAAATGAAGAACAACTACAGCAAGCTGTCGATGCCGGTGCCCAATTTGTTATCACACCCGGTGCGACACCTAGCTTACTTAAAGCGGCAATGGCGGGGAGTATCCCTTTAATACCGGGCGTTGCCAGTATTTCTGAAGTGATGGTGGGTATGTCACTTGGTTATACCAATTTCAAGTTTTTCCCAGCCGAAGCATCGGGCGGAGTCAATGCCCTCAAGGCCTTCTCTGGTCCACTTGCAGATATTCGTTTCTGCCCGACAGGTGGGATCACACCGAGCAGTTACCGTGATTACCTAGCGCTTAAGAATGTTGATTGTATCGGTGGCAGCTGGATAGCACCGACGGATGCGATGGAGCAGGGGGATTGGGCTCGTATTACCGAACTCTGTAAAGAAGCCATTAGCGGTATATAA
- a CDS encoding FAD-binding protein, with the protein MNHKTTDILIIGAGPVGLLLAYLGQQCGLNTLVLDKSAEPLQVGRADALNARTLQLMEVINAFDELYPQGKPCNTSSVWANGAFVSRQTAWWDVLEGCFHKHFLMLGQSFVEQLLDKRLTQANAGVLRQTAVEAIELKEHGCKTTLTNGDVITSSYIIGADGSQSYVRQRFAVPFEIVRPQIVWAVLDGVLETDFEKVPEIIVFQAETSDVAWIPREGNIDRFYVRMDTNNFTMEEAIEKINRAMHPHTLRFKDMVWYSQFSVKESVAEQFFIQNSVFLAGDACHIHSVNGGQGMNTGLADAFNLMWKLNMVIQHGAPLSLLQSYEDERQPVAMSVIESSGELVRSTKYSETGTHAQDYVKIIEKRAGNITGMGVRYGEAGLNGTRIYDFEIYQGHHTTRLYTLLDYSKFTLLIFGDDETELTVPPYVKVLRIAENSGAELWSTQIYYRDQSILVRPDAYIHALVPSGQAQQLIHQMLSTTFHPVSAKATSITGQNHE; encoded by the coding sequence ATGAATCATAAAACCACAGATATTTTAATCATCGGTGCCGGTCCCGTCGGGTTACTGTTGGCTTATCTAGGTCAGCAATGCGGTTTAAATACTCTGGTTCTCGACAAGTCCGCAGAACCCTTGCAAGTGGGTCGTGCTGATGCACTCAATGCCCGAACCCTTCAGTTGATGGAAGTGATCAATGCATTTGATGAGCTCTACCCGCAAGGCAAACCCTGCAATACCAGTTCAGTCTGGGCAAATGGCGCCTTTGTTTCACGCCAAACTGCCTGGTGGGATGTACTTGAGGGCTGTTTCCACAAACATTTCCTGATGCTGGGACAATCTTTCGTCGAACAATTGCTGGACAAACGCCTCACTCAGGCCAACGCCGGAGTGCTTCGCCAAACCGCTGTTGAAGCCATTGAACTGAAAGAGCATGGCTGCAAAACCACTCTCACTAATGGCGATGTGATCACCTCAAGCTACATCATCGGCGCCGATGGCTCACAATCGTATGTCCGTCAACGCTTTGCGGTCCCCTTTGAAATTGTTCGGCCACAAATTGTGTGGGCCGTCTTGGATGGCGTCTTAGAGACAGACTTTGAAAAAGTCCCAGAAATCATTGTATTTCAGGCAGAAACCTCCGATGTGGCCTGGATCCCCAGGGAAGGTAATATTGACCGTTTCTATGTCCGGATGGATACCAATAATTTCACCATGGAAGAAGCGATCGAGAAAATTAATCGTGCCATGCATCCACATACCTTGCGCTTTAAGGACATGGTTTGGTACTCCCAGTTCTCGGTCAAAGAATCGGTGGCAGAGCAGTTCTTCATCCAGAATAGTGTTTTCCTTGCCGGCGATGCCTGCCATATCCATTCTGTGAATGGGGGCCAAGGCATGAATACCGGGCTTGCTGATGCTTTCAATCTGATGTGGAAACTCAACATGGTGATTCAACATGGCGCCCCCCTCAGCCTGTTACAAAGCTATGAGGATGAGCGCCAGCCTGTCGCAATGAGCGTAATTGAAAGCTCAGGGGAACTGGTGCGTTCCACCAAATACTCGGAAACCGGTACCCATGCCCAGGACTACGTCAAAATTATTGAAAAACGAGCTGGTAATATCACCGGTATGGGGGTTCGTTATGGAGAAGCAGGCCTGAACGGTACCCGGATTTATGACTTTGAAATTTACCAAGGGCATCACACTACCCGCCTCTATACACTTCTGGATTACAGCAAATTCACCCTGCTTATCTTTGGTGATGATGAAACTGAATTAACGGTCCCGCCTTACGTGAAAGTGCTTCGGATCGCCGAAAATTCCGGTGCTGAGTTATGGTCAACACAAATTTATTATCGTGACCAGTCGATTCTCGTTCGACCGGATGCCTATATCCATGCACTTGTTCCCAGTGGGCAAGCACAGCAACTAATCCATCAAATGCTATCCACTACATTTCACCCCGTATCAGCCAAAGCTACCAGTATCACAGGACAAAATCATGAATAA
- the edd gene encoding phosphogluconate dehydratase, translating to MHAVVQSVTDRIIERSKVSRAKYLAALNEAKQNGVHRSSLSCGNLAHGFAACKPDDKQSIKGLTKANIGIVTSFNDMLSAHQPYETYPDLLKQACAEVGSVAQVAAGVPAMCDGVTQGQPGMELSLLSREVIAMSTAIGLSHNMFDGALLLGICDKIVPGLLIGALSFGHLPMLFVPAGPMKSGIPNKEKARIRQKFAQGLVDRAALLEAESASYHSAGTCTFYGTANSNQLMLEVMGLQLPGSSFVNPDDPLREVLSKTAAKQVCRLTEMGTQYTPIGEIVNEKSIVNGIVALLATGGSTNLTMHIVAAARAAGVIINWDDFSELSDAVPLVARVYPNGHADINHFHAAGGMAFLIKELLDAGMLHEDVDTVAGHGLRRYTQEPRLFDGEIKWVEGQVTSLDTEVLTSVDQPFQANGGLKLLKGNLGRAVIKVSAVSEQHRVVEAPAVVIDDQNKLEAIFKAGDLDKDCVVVVKGQGPKAVGMPELHKLTPILGTLQDRGFKVALLTDGRMSGASGKVPAAIHLTPEALDGGLIAKVQSGDMIRVDALTGELILLVTDAELATRVAEKVELRKTNYGMGRELFGALRSNLSSPETGARCTSAIDEIY from the coding sequence ATGCACGCAGTTGTACAATCTGTAACCGATAGGATTATCGAACGCAGTAAAGTGTCACGGGCTAAATACCTGGCGGCGCTCAATGAAGCAAAACAAAATGGTGTCCATCGTAGCTCGTTGAGCTGTGGTAACTTAGCCCATGGATTTGCAGCCTGTAAGCCAGATGATAAGCAATCAATTAAAGGCTTAACTAAGGCTAACATAGGCATAGTTACGTCATTTAATGACATGCTCTCGGCTCACCAGCCCTATGAAACCTACCCGGACCTATTGAAGCAAGCTTGCGCCGAAGTTGGTAGCGTGGCTCAGGTCGCAGCCGGCGTGCCAGCCATGTGTGACGGTGTGACTCAAGGCCAGCCCGGTATGGAGCTCAGTCTTCTCAGCCGCGAAGTGATTGCCATGTCTACTGCGATAGGCCTGTCGCATAACATGTTCGATGGTGCCTTGTTACTCGGTATATGTGACAAAATCGTACCTGGCTTATTGATCGGCGCGCTCAGTTTCGGTCATCTACCTATGTTATTCGTGCCAGCCGGCCCGATGAAATCGGGTATCCCCAATAAAGAGAAGGCGCGTATTCGGCAGAAGTTTGCTCAAGGGCTCGTCGATAGAGCGGCGCTGCTTGAAGCTGAATCGGCCTCTTACCACAGTGCCGGTACTTGTACTTTCTATGGCACGGCTAACAGTAACCAGTTGATGCTCGAAGTCATGGGACTGCAGCTACCTGGCTCATCGTTTGTTAATCCAGACGACCCATTAAGAGAAGTGTTAAGCAAGACAGCTGCTAAGCAAGTTTGTCGTCTGACTGAGATGGGCACGCAATACACACCTATCGGTGAGATTGTAAATGAGAAATCCATCGTGAACGGTATAGTTGCGCTACTGGCGACAGGCGGTTCGACTAACTTGACCATGCATATTGTTGCCGCGGCTCGTGCTGCCGGCGTCATCATTAACTGGGATGATTTCTCAGAGTTATCAGACGCTGTGCCACTCGTTGCTCGTGTGTATCCAAATGGTCATGCTGACATCAACCATTTCCACGCCGCCGGCGGTATGGCTTTCTTAATAAAAGAGCTACTCGATGCCGGGATGCTCCATGAAGATGTCGACACTGTTGCCGGTCATGGACTTCGTCGTTATACCCAAGAGCCTAGATTATTTGATGGTGAAATCAAGTGGGTAGAAGGTCAAGTCACCAGTCTGGACACAGAGGTATTGACTTCGGTCGATCAACCTTTCCAGGCCAACGGTGGTTTGAAGCTACTCAAAGGTAATTTGGGCCGAGCTGTTATCAAGGTGTCTGCTGTATCTGAGCAACATAGAGTTGTCGAGGCGCCGGCCGTTGTTATCGATGATCAAAATAAGCTCGAAGCCATCTTTAAAGCAGGCGATCTTGACAAAGACTGTGTTGTTGTCGTTAAGGGCCAGGGCCCTAAGGCTGTCGGTATGCCTGAGTTACATAAGCTCACTCCAATACTTGGCACACTTCAAGACCGTGGCTTTAAGGTCGCTCTGTTGACCGATGGTCGTATGTCCGGTGCCTCAGGGAAAGTCCCAGCAGCCATTCATCTTACGCCAGAAGCGCTCGATGGTGGCTTGATTGCCAAGGTGCAATCCGGTGACATGATCCGTGTCGATGCGTTAACTGGCGAGCTCATTCTATTAGTCACTGACGCCGAGTTAGCGACGCGCGTGGCGGAAAAAGTGGAGCTTCGTAAAACGAATTACGGTATGGGCCGAGAATTATTCGGTGCATTAAGATCAAATTTAAGTAGTCCTGAAACGGGTGCTCGCTGCACCAGTGCCATCGATGAAATCTATTAA
- a CDS encoding TauD/TfdA dioxygenase family protein, translating to MHYNITRLDPFGVMVEPIAQPASVQIIDIEALRALFKIHQLVLLRGFDSFATNDDLATYCEQWGDISIWPFGKVLELVQQDKPDDHIFDNNYMPMHWDGMYRPQVPEYQIFQCVSAPETGHGGRTTFSHTVLALEYASETEIALWEKITATYEREMAFYNSRTTSLIITQHPYLNHAVIRYNEPHLEEKGVFINPSNMAFSGITETESQEFHASLRASLYDPRCFYAHEWQTGDLVISDNFNLLHGREAFTSNTPRHLRRVHINANPVFENPNLESYQ from the coding sequence ATGCACTATAACATAACACGTTTAGACCCATTTGGCGTCATGGTTGAACCCATCGCTCAACCTGCTTCGGTTCAAATCATCGATATTGAAGCCCTTCGCGCCTTGTTCAAAATACATCAGCTTGTCTTGCTCAGAGGCTTTGACAGTTTTGCCACCAATGATGATCTCGCCACTTATTGTGAGCAGTGGGGAGATATCAGTATCTGGCCGTTTGGCAAGGTCCTTGAGCTTGTGCAGCAAGATAAACCAGACGATCATATTTTTGACAACAACTATATGCCGATGCACTGGGATGGGATGTATCGTCCACAAGTGCCTGAATACCAGATTTTCCAGTGTGTGTCGGCCCCAGAAACAGGCCATGGCGGTCGGACCACTTTCTCTCATACCGTACTGGCCCTTGAATATGCCAGTGAAACCGAGATTGCACTCTGGGAAAAAATCACGGCAACCTATGAACGAGAGATGGCATTCTATAATAGCCGGACAACCTCGCTAATCATTACTCAACACCCCTATCTCAATCATGCGGTGATTCGCTACAACGAGCCTCATCTTGAAGAGAAAGGCGTTTTTATCAACCCATCGAATATGGCATTTTCCGGCATTACAGAGACAGAATCGCAAGAATTTCATGCCAGCTTGCGTGCTTCACTCTATGACCCCCGATGTTTTTACGCGCATGAATGGCAAACCGGGGATTTGGTCATCTCGGATAATTTCAACCTGCTTCATGGCCGTGAAGCATTTACTTCCAATACCCCGCGTCACTTACGACGCGTGCATATCAATGCCAACCCTGTTTTTGAAAACCCCAACCTAGAGTCTTACCAATGA